A single window of Leclercia adecarboxylata DNA harbors:
- the rimI gene encoding ribosomal protein S18-alanine N-acetyltransferase, with amino-acid sequence MNTISSLTTTDLAQAFDIEKRAHAFPWSEKTFASNQGERYLNYRLDVDNTLAAFAITQVVLDEATLFNIAVDPAFQRRGLGRELLEHLIRELEARDVFTLWLEVRASNAAAIALYESLGFNEATIRRNYYPTAEGRENAIIMALPLG; translated from the coding sequence ATGAACACAATTTCTTCCCTCACGACGACTGATTTAGCGCAGGCTTTTGACATCGAAAAACGCGCCCACGCCTTTCCGTGGAGTGAAAAAACGTTTGCCAGCAACCAGGGCGAGCGCTACCTCAACTATCGGCTGGATGTCGATAATACCCTGGCGGCTTTCGCCATTACGCAGGTCGTTCTGGATGAGGCGACGCTGTTTAACATCGCCGTGGATCCTGCCTTTCAGCGCCGTGGGCTGGGCAGAGAGCTGCTGGAACATTTAATTCGCGAGCTGGAAGCACGAGACGTTTTCACGCTGTGGCTGGAAGTACGGGCCTCGAACGCCGCCGCCATCGCACTCTATGAAAGCCTGGGCTTCAATGAGGCGACGATCCGCCGTAACTATTACCCCACCGCAGAAGGACGTGAAAACGCCATCATCATGGCTCTGCCGCTTGGATAA